A portion of the Thalassotalea sp. LPB0316 genome contains these proteins:
- a CDS encoding LytR/AlgR family response regulator transcription factor, translating to MDNQLTTIIVDDEPLARKGLRVRLSKRSDINIVAECSNGREAINAVRELAPDLLFLDIQMPGMTGFDVLEALVNEQIPLPNIVFVTAFDQYALKAFEVHALDYLLKPADEQRIDQAIEKVKQSIQSNIDKQHKDQLLNFVSDVTGNDYQQLIEGLEKDEISTLSSYSDILPIKDAGEVSRVAVKTIMWIDAAGDYMCVHTTDTTHILRKTMKELEESLDPRQFIRCHRSIIVNKHFIAKFCSQVNGEYYLVMKNDKELKVSRSYKDKVKKAVIS from the coding sequence ATGGACAATCAGTTAACAACCATTATTGTTGACGATGAACCCCTTGCCCGAAAAGGCTTGCGTGTTAGGCTGAGTAAACGCAGCGATATAAACATTGTTGCTGAGTGTTCCAATGGTCGAGAGGCGATTAACGCAGTTAGAGAGCTAGCGCCAGATTTATTGTTTCTAGACATTCAAATGCCAGGTATGACAGGCTTTGATGTATTAGAAGCACTCGTCAACGAGCAAATACCACTGCCTAATATTGTCTTTGTTACTGCGTTTGATCAATATGCGCTAAAAGCTTTTGAAGTTCACGCGTTAGACTATTTATTGAAACCGGCAGATGAACAGCGTATCGATCAGGCGATTGAAAAAGTCAAACAAAGTATTCAATCTAACATTGATAAACAACACAAAGATCAGTTGTTGAATTTTGTTAGCGACGTTACGGGTAATGATTACCAACAGCTAATCGAAGGCTTAGAAAAGGACGAAATAAGTACGTTATCAAGCTATTCTGATATTCTGCCAATCAAAGATGCTGGCGAAGTATCAAGAGTGGCAGTAAAAACCATCATGTGGATAGATGCTGCTGGCGATTATATGTGCGTCCACACCACAGACACGACCCATATCCTACGAAAAACGATGAAAGAGCTTGAGGAAAGCCTAGATCCTCGACAATTTATTCGCTGTCATCGCTCAATTATTGTCAATAAACATTTCATCGCAAAATTCTGCTCGCAAGTTAATGGTGAATACTATTTAGTCATGAAGAACGACAAAGAGCTAAAAGTCAGCCGAAGTTACAAAGATAAAGTCAAAAAAGCGGTTATCTCATAG
- the pnuC gene encoding nicotinamide riboside transporter PnuC: MDVVASFNYYLNLPVLEAIGVVTALLYVIFAAKGSIWCWPMALVSTLVYTAIFYDVYLWMDSLLQVYYFAMAIIGWLNWNRAKQQQTNDLPIVSYTGCFHLKAVALLALVSLALGWLMASYTPTDFPYIDAATTVFAVFGTYLVVKRVLENWLYWVVIDLVSIFIYIEKDLQPTALLFVFYTVFAGYGFFQWFKMYKSQANLALSSTRTAV; encoded by the coding sequence ATGGACGTTGTAGCATCATTCAATTATTACTTAAATCTGCCCGTGCTCGAGGCAATCGGAGTAGTTACCGCTTTACTGTATGTTATCTTCGCAGCTAAGGGCAGTATCTGGTGTTGGCCTATGGCGTTGGTGTCGACATTAGTCTACACCGCGATATTCTATGACGTGTATTTGTGGATGGATAGCTTATTGCAGGTCTATTACTTTGCTATGGCTATTATCGGCTGGCTAAACTGGAATAGGGCGAAACAACAGCAAACTAATGATCTACCAATTGTGTCATATACCGGTTGTTTTCACTTAAAAGCGGTTGCATTACTGGCGTTAGTTAGCCTCGCACTTGGTTGGTTAATGGCGAGCTATACCCCAACAGACTTCCCATATATTGATGCGGCAACGACCGTTTTTGCCGTCTTTGGTACCTATTTAGTGGTCAAGCGCGTGTTAGAAAACTGGCTGTATTGGGTCGTCATAGACCTAGTCTCTATCTTTATCTACATAGAGAAAGATTTGCAGCCCACTGCATTGCTGTTTGTTTTCTATACGGTATTTGCTGGTTATGGTTTTTTCCAATGGTTTAAAATGTATAAAAGCCAAGCAAACCTAGCACTTAGTTCAACGCGAACTGCTGTATAA
- a CDS encoding TonB-dependent receptor, which yields MTHFKKSPLFVALAATLILPQAYADDAIDADIETIIVQGDFRQTQLKRSASAVSIVGEQQILERGAQNLEEIIALTPNVNFSSGSQRARYYQIRGIGERSQFSEAINPSVGVIIDGVEFNGIGSVSSLFDVEQTEVFRGPQGTRFGANALAGMINIVTKAPTEDFEGNVKLSAGNYGSYSAGVALSGPASERVNYRFAVEQYNSDGFIENDYLNVQDTNNRDELSVRGKLAIEASDNLSIDLSAMHFDFDNGYDAFSLDNTRQTLSDNPGSDEQKTSAVSAKFNYSGFDHVLFETLLAVANSDLAYGYDEDWSNPTLCQINDCPYGDYASVDYYYRDKATNTAEFRFSSTEGSEIFNGTTQWIGGIYFKNEDEDLTRQYTYLDSDFYSSFNADSIAVFGQFDTQLSKNTVLTTGLRYETRDATYENSDGFYEDLSDSALGGKVVLAHHIDSDQMVYAGVHRGYKAGGANTDGTLPDELRTFDPEYLWNYEVGYKSSLLNGDAYVAATLFFMDRKDVQVKSSQTIVREDGSSEFIDYLGNAAQGTNYGLELEGQWQLSSDLQVFGMLGLLETDFSGFINANGEDLSGREQAHAPNYQFHLGFDYLINQALSFSASVEGKDAFYFSDSHEQKSDAVVLLNASFTYQADDWLVKVWARNLADKDYQTRGFYFGNDPRDGYTPKAYYQYGEPMVFGATFDYQF from the coding sequence ATGACACATTTTAAAAAATCTCCATTATTTGTTGCCTTAGCGGCAACCCTTATCCTGCCGCAAGCCTATGCAGATGATGCTATCGACGCAGACATTGAAACCATAATTGTGCAAGGCGATTTTCGTCAAACACAGTTAAAGCGCAGTGCTAGTGCGGTTTCTATTGTTGGCGAACAACAAATTTTAGAGCGCGGTGCCCAAAACCTTGAAGAGATCATTGCATTAACGCCTAATGTAAATTTTTCAAGTGGCTCGCAACGTGCGCGTTATTATCAAATTCGCGGTATTGGTGAACGCAGCCAATTTAGTGAAGCCATTAATCCATCTGTCGGAGTAATTATCGATGGCGTAGAATTTAACGGTATTGGCTCAGTATCTTCGTTGTTTGATGTTGAACAAACCGAAGTATTTCGCGGCCCGCAAGGCACACGGTTTGGTGCTAATGCTCTTGCTGGTATGATCAATATCGTCACCAAAGCGCCAACCGAAGATTTTGAAGGTAACGTCAAACTAAGCGCTGGTAATTACGGTAGCTATAGCGCCGGTGTTGCGCTTTCTGGCCCTGCATCAGAGCGCGTTAATTATCGTTTTGCCGTTGAACAATACAACAGTGATGGCTTTATTGAAAATGATTACCTCAATGTTCAAGATACCAATAATCGCGATGAATTGAGTGTTCGTGGTAAATTAGCTATTGAAGCATCAGATAATTTATCGATTGATTTAAGCGCAATGCATTTTGATTTTGATAACGGCTATGATGCGTTTTCACTTGATAATACCCGTCAGACATTATCTGACAACCCAGGATCAGATGAGCAAAAAACCAGTGCAGTGTCAGCTAAGTTTAACTATAGCGGTTTTGACCATGTGCTATTTGAAACCTTGTTAGCCGTAGCCAATTCTGATTTAGCCTACGGTTACGATGAAGATTGGTCGAACCCTACATTATGTCAAATAAACGATTGCCCATATGGTGATTATGCGTCAGTCGACTATTACTATCGCGATAAAGCAACGAATACAGCTGAGTTTCGTTTTAGTTCAACTGAAGGTAGCGAAATCTTCAATGGCACAACTCAGTGGATTGGCGGGATTTATTTTAAAAACGAAGACGAAGACTTAACCCGTCAATACACCTATCTCGACAGTGATTTTTATTCATCGTTTAACGCCGATTCAATTGCCGTTTTTGGCCAATTTGACACGCAACTTTCGAAGAACACTGTGTTAACAACAGGTCTGCGTTATGAAACACGCGATGCAACTTATGAAAACTCTGACGGTTTTTACGAAGATTTATCTGATAGCGCGTTAGGTGGCAAAGTTGTGTTAGCACATCATATCGATAGCGACCAGATGGTTTATGCCGGCGTTCATCGTGGCTATAAAGCGGGTGGGGCAAACACTGATGGTACACTGCCAGATGAATTGCGCACATTCGACCCTGAGTATTTATGGAATTATGAAGTAGGTTATAAGTCGAGTTTGTTAAACGGTGATGCTTACGTTGCCGCAACGCTGTTTTTCATGGATCGCAAAGATGTTCAAGTAAAAAGCTCGCAAACGATTGTCCGTGAAGACGGCAGTTCAGAATTTATTGATTATTTGGGCAATGCGGCACAGGGCACCAACTATGGTTTAGAACTTGAAGGTCAATGGCAGCTAAGTTCAGATTTACAAGTATTTGGCATGCTAGGCCTGCTTGAAACTGATTTCAGCGGTTTTATCAATGCTAATGGCGAAGATTTATCAGGACGCGAGCAAGCGCATGCGCCAAATTATCAATTTCACCTCGGTTTTGATTACCTGATCAATCAAGCACTGTCGTTTTCTGCATCGGTTGAAGGTAAAGACGCGTTCTATTTTTCTGATTCTCACGAGCAAAAATCAGATGCTGTTGTTCTTCTCAATGCATCGTTTACTTATCAAGCAGACGATTGGTTAGTAAAAGTTTGGGCACGAAACTTAGCCGACAAAGATTATCAAACTCGCGGCTTTTATTTTGGTAATGATCCTCGTGATGGTTATACTCCTAAAGCATATTATCAATATGGCGAGCCAATGGTCTTTGGCGCGACATTCGACTATCAATTTTAG
- a CDS encoding sensor histidine kinase translates to MNWKALIEDRNRFFWVLHTAGWLGFAFVHYLGSLLHDLRPIFAVIIFLNAYAGWMITIPLRYIYRRAWNFSPLKIAIVVVVSSYIVGVIWQVIKNFTYWTIYKHGYTPDFWLYYTQNSVWSFYIILSWSGLYFGIKYYQMLQKEKQNVLQANTIAHQAQLKMLRYQLNPHFLFNTLNAISTLILVEENESANKMVTKLSEFLRYTLDKDPMKRVTLSSEIHVLELYLDIEKVRFEERLKVVIDIDDNCQNALVPSMIFQPIAENAIKYAIATQESGGTIAVTVTKFGDDLLLELADNGPGAQIENGNLYRENGVGLANTRERLNALYRDNYSLVVANNTPSGVKVNIRIPFQER, encoded by the coding sequence GTGAATTGGAAAGCATTAATAGAAGATCGTAATCGTTTTTTCTGGGTATTACACACCGCAGGTTGGCTGGGCTTTGCCTTTGTCCATTACCTTGGTTCGTTATTACATGATCTGCGTCCGATTTTTGCCGTCATTATTTTTCTTAATGCTTATGCCGGTTGGATGATCACCATTCCTTTGCGTTATATCTATCGCCGTGCGTGGAATTTCTCGCCGTTAAAAATTGCTATTGTTGTGGTTGTCAGCTCCTATATTGTTGGTGTTATTTGGCAAGTTATTAAAAACTTCACCTATTGGACAATCTATAAACACGGTTATACCCCTGATTTTTGGCTGTATTACACCCAAAACAGTGTATGGTCTTTCTATATCATTTTAAGCTGGAGTGGCTTGTATTTTGGTATCAAGTATTACCAAATGCTCCAGAAAGAAAAACAAAACGTATTACAGGCCAATACCATCGCTCACCAAGCTCAATTAAAGATGCTGCGTTATCAGCTAAATCCACATTTTTTATTCAACACACTAAATGCAATCTCTACACTTATTTTGGTTGAGGAAAACGAAAGCGCTAATAAAATGGTGACCAAATTAAGTGAGTTTTTGCGTTATACCTTAGATAAAGATCCGATGAAGCGGGTGACGCTATCGAGTGAAATTCACGTACTTGAGTTATATCTTGATATAGAAAAAGTGCGCTTTGAGGAGCGTTTGAAAGTTGTTATAGATATCGACGATAATTGTCAGAACGCTTTGGTTCCCAGTATGATTTTCCAGCCAATCGCCGAGAATGCGATTAAATATGCTATTGCGACACAAGAAAGCGGTGGTACTATAGCGGTGACGGTAACCAAGTTTGGCGACGACTTGTTACTCGAACTAGCAGACAATGGTCCAGGTGCCCAAATCGAAAATGGTAACCTTTACCGTGAAAACGGTGTTGGTTTAGCCAATACAAGAGAGCGTTTAAATGCCTTGTATCGAGACAACTACTCGCTAGTCGTGGCCAATAATACCCCGTCGGGCGTAAAAGTTAATATTCGTATTCCATTTCAAGAAAGGTAG
- the hinT gene encoding purine nucleoside phosphoramidase has product MAEETIFSKIIRREIPTELLYQDELVTAFRDISPRANTHILIIPNKLIPTVNDVTQDDELALGRLFTVAAKLAKDAGISENGYRLIMNCNKHGGQEVYHIHMHLLGGQPLGPMLAI; this is encoded by the coding sequence ATGGCAGAAGAAACCATTTTTTCAAAAATTATCCGACGTGAAATACCAACGGAATTGCTATACCAAGATGAATTAGTGACGGCATTTCGCGATATTTCACCGCGTGCGAACACCCATATTTTGATCATTCCTAATAAATTGATCCCAACGGTAAACGATGTAACCCAAGATGATGAACTCGCGCTAGGTCGCCTGTTTACCGTCGCTGCGAAGTTAGCAAAAGACGCAGGCATTAGTGAAAATGGTTATCGTTTAATAATGAATTGCAACAAACACGGTGGCCAAGAGGTTTATCATATTCACATGCATTTACTCGGTGGTCAGCCACTAGGGCCAATGTTAGCGATTTAA
- a CDS encoding aminoglycoside phosphotransferase family protein, with the protein MNEQVLSHQIELLLGVELNQIEQITIGCSQQVYRITTASGVYVVKRFGHRAAFDTELTILAANKAYAPRLIASQPQLIISEYINAPLLGDCQLSKQALLEHLVNALVLFHNNPPVELNNSVIKPLNFYQVLTELASSCQLSPHQTANIDTLLNKVKRQEQGSESLVICHGDLNMNNLFVEPKGYKLIDFEAVSIAPNSYDLMMALSINGLSATDIDAAVKRYNSSSPNHPINHTTTKCYFYFELACAINALWFQARGQQQNIKSFRCQADKYFAQLSQ; encoded by the coding sequence ATGAACGAGCAAGTGCTATCTCATCAGATCGAGTTGTTACTTGGTGTAGAATTAAACCAGATAGAACAGATAACGATAGGGTGTAGCCAACAGGTTTATCGCATTACGACGGCTAGCGGAGTATATGTTGTTAAGCGGTTTGGTCATCGTGCAGCCTTTGATACTGAACTAACCATTTTAGCTGCCAATAAAGCTTATGCCCCGCGTTTAATTGCCAGCCAACCTCAGCTGATTATTAGCGAATATATCAACGCACCGTTATTAGGTGATTGTCAGCTATCGAAGCAAGCGCTGCTTGAACATTTAGTTAACGCCCTCGTTTTGTTCCACAACAACCCTCCAGTCGAGTTAAATAATTCGGTGATCAAGCCGCTCAATTTCTATCAGGTGCTAACTGAACTTGCTAGTAGTTGCCAGCTCTCACCACATCAAACTGCTAACATTGACACCCTCCTCAATAAGGTTAAAAGACAAGAGCAAGGTAGCGAGTCACTGGTAATTTGCCATGGTGATTTGAATATGAATAACCTTTTTGTTGAGCCAAAGGGGTATAAACTCATTGATTTTGAAGCGGTATCGATTGCCCCAAATAGCTATGATTTAATGATGGCGTTGAGTATTAATGGCTTGAGCGCTACGGATATCGATGCTGCCGTTAAACGCTATAACAGCAGTAGTCCAAACCATCCGATCAACCATACGACCACTAAGTGTTATTTTTATTTCGAGCTAGCTTGCGCCATTAATGCACTGTGGTTTCAAGCTCGTGGTCAACAACAAAATATCAAGTCATTTCGCTGCCAAGCCGATAAATATTTTGCTCAGCTATCTCAATAA